The genomic window TGATATGCCAGCTATGGTTCCCATCACGCCTTTGAGGGCTTTTTCTTCCGTGTAAATGTATTGTATATGTTCCATTTTCTTTGGTTTTTCCCTTTTGATCCATTCAAGACCCTTTATGATACCTTCACGATACTTTCTTTGAAGGTTTAAAGCTTTTTCTAGAGATTTTTCTTCTTCACCAAGGCATATTCCTATGGCTAGACCATACTCTTTATTTTTGCCACAAGCGTCTAGAAGTTTTGCGAAATCTGAAAGATATCTTATGGTCAATGGAAGTCTTTTATCTGTGAAAACTTCTCCAAATATTTCCGGGTTTATTTTAATTAATTCGCTTTTTAGGGTGTCTTTTTCTTCGGCTCCAAGATCTTGAAATCTTATGGCATATGATACTCCTATTTTTTCGAGGAATTCCTTGGAACCTTCTATGTTTGCGGTTATGCCTGGAAGTGTGGGGTTGAATGTATATGCGAGGGCTTTGTATAATGGTTCGTCATATCTTGATGCTATCCTAAGATCTTCATGTGTTTGTACTGAACCGTTTTTGATCCCTTCTTCCATTATGAAACGGTTCATGCCTATAAATTCATTAAAGTATTGCATGTCGCCAAAGGCGCCTACGAGAGCGAATGATGCGAGTGATTTTTCTAAGCCCCTTATTATCAGATACGCGGCTCCTGAGGCGCTGAGTTCCCGACTTCCATCAAACCCGAACAAATGGGGGTTGACATGGATTATATTAGTGTCTGTAGTCGAGTCTATGGGTTGGTGGTGGTCTGCTATTATAACATTTCCATGAAGGTGTGAGAGGGCAGGTAAATTGGCGCTGCCCATGTCGCAAAAAAAGAAAACTTGATATTTTTCATTTGATAGTTTTTTTATGAAATTATCAGTTAACCTGGAGACGATGGAAATATGGAATTGGCCATTTCTGGTGGAAATGGCTTTACCTATCATACCAGCTGCTGAAAGGCCGTCTGCATCATTATGTGATATGACGCGTATTATGTCCCCTTTATCTAAGTGTTCTTTAAGTATTTTGCAAGCTTCATCGCCTCTATTTAACAATGAGCGCTGCCTTTTCTGGGTCATATTTCCATCCTTCTGGTAGTACGCCTTTTCTCACGTAGTATTTTACTAGTCGCCTGATTTTTGATTCAACAAGTTGCAGTCCTCTCCGAGTGTGAAGGTCCTTTGGGTGTTCTTTTAGGTGTTCTCTGATGTTAACAGCTTTTTTCATGAGGTTTATTAGGTCCTCTGGGTACTCTAATTTTATATCATGCTTTTCTAGGATCTCTGTTATCTTCATTCCTGTTATTGCTTTGACGTTTGGGATCCCATGTTGGTCCCTTAGGATTATACCTATTTTACTAGGGGGGTTTCCTTCCTTGTATAATTTTATTATTAGTTCTTCTATTTCTTCATTGGAATATTCAACCCAATCTGGTTTTATCTTCATAGGATCACCTCTCTTTTGTACCATTTTGCGAATTTTCTGAAGGATTTGCTTCTGTGGGATATTTTATTCTTCTCTTCCCTGGTTAGTTCCCCGAAGGTTTTATTTTTTCCTTCTGGGTAGAATATAGGGTCAAATGCGAAGCCTTTATTTCCCTTTTCTTTAAATCCTATTTCGCCTTTCACCACGCCTAGAAAAGTCTCGGGTTCGGTGTCGGGTGCACAGTACCCTACAACCGACCTGAACTCGGCGTAGCGATCATCTATGTTTTCCATTAATTTGAGGATGCCATTATTGCCGATGGTCTCTTGCACATATGCTGAGTATGGTCCTGGAAACCACTTTAGAGCCCTTATAAATAATCCTGCATCCTCTACGATAACGGGTTTTCTGAGGAGTTTCGCAGCATACTTTGCACCATATTTTGCCACTTCTTCGAGCGTGCCTTGGAGTTCTGGGTATTCGATGTCTACTTGTTCTACTTGTATACCAAACTCCTTGAAAATCCCTTTTGCCTCCAATACCTTATGTTTGTTACCGGTTATAAATGTTATCTTCATCTTAATCTACCTTACCAATTAAGTGTAGCGTCCCCTATCTTCTATCTCTTTAATCTTTGATTCTATTTCGATGGATGATTTTTTTTCATAGCCCTTGAGAACTTTTTTGAAACATTCCCGCCATATATTATAATGGGTGCTTTTAAGGGCCTTTTTTAAGACTAGAAGATCAACTCCCCTATCTTCTGTTTCTTTTGAAAATTTTCCAAGGCCGAAGTCGATGAAAACAAGATCATTACCTTCCATGATAATATTAGAGGTTGTAAGATCTCCATGGATGATCCCATGCTCATGGAGTTTAGCTATATTTTCCCCAATACGTTCACAAATTTTCTTCCTTTCACTAGGGTCCAAATTTTCTATGATATCATTTAATGGTTTTCCTGTGATATTTTCCATTTTAATGGAAGTCCTCTTGAGATTTATATCGAATAAAAGAGGTGTTAGAACGCCACATTTTTTCGCTTCATTAAATAATTTAGCCTCATTTCTTGTACGGAATCTTCTAAGATCTTCATCAATTTCTTTTATCCGATAATCTTTCTTTATCCTTTCCTTTATTATTGCATTGTAGTGGAGCCAAGTTCCATTGTAAATGTTTGCCTCAGCACCCTTCGCCTTAAGATGGCTAGGTAATTCCAATTTTTCCTTGGTTTCTTCCATCCAGGGTATGTCAACCTGGTCTGTCCTGTAACGTTGAATGATGGTTGTATCCTCTATACGATCAGGTCCTTTATACTTGTATGTGAGCTGACCTAACCATGCTATCATAGCACCATTGTCCCCGCAATATTCTGGTGGGGGCATGAAAAATTTAGCATAATGTCCATCGCACATTTTTTCTAACATAGTCCTCAATCTCTTGTTCACTGCTACTCCACCACAAAGTAGAACTTCCCTTTTCTTTGTATGGGCAAGAGCCCTTTCTGTAACCTCTACAAGCATTGAAAATGCTGTCTCCTGTAAACTATAACAAAGATCTTCAAGTTCTGCACCCGTCTCATATTTTCTAAGGGCTGCTGTAAGCAAACCTGAAAATGCTAGATCCATCCCCTTAACAGTATATGGTAGTCGGATATAATTTGAAGACTTTTCGGCTAATTCTTCGACTTTAGGACCGCCCGGATGCCCCATTCCCACTTCACGACTGAACTGGTCTAACATGTTCCCTATGGCGATGTCTAGGGTTTCCCCAAAAACCCTGTAACGGTTTTCTTCAAATGCTATAACTTGCGTGTTCCCACCACTTACATAAAGTGAAACCGGGTCTTCAGCGCCTGTGGTAAGTCTTCCGATTTCTATGTGCCCGATACAATGGTTAACCCCCACTATAGGTATGCCTAATGTTAATGCTATTGTTCTTGCCGCTGTTGCAACGGTTCGAAGAGCCGGTCCAAGTCCAGGGCCCTGTGAAAAAGCTACCAAATCAATGTCTTTGGCTTCAACCCCAGCCTCTTCAAATGCCTCTTTTAGAAGTTCTGGTATGTGTTTTGAATGGTGTTCAGCAGCTTCCCTTGGATGTATTCCACCAGTGCTGGGGATTAGCGATTTTCCAATTGAGGATAAGATATTGCCTTTATCATCAACTATACCGATACCTGTTTTTTCTGCTGTTCCTTCTATGCCTAAGCATAACATTTTTGACCCCATTATCTTAAGGTATAACTTGATTATATAGTTC from Methanothermobacter tenebrarum includes these protein-coding regions:
- a CDS encoding DHH family phosphoesterase, translated to MTQKRQRSLLNRGDEACKILKEHLDKGDIIRVISHNDADGLSAAGMIGKAISTRNGQFHISIVSRLTDNFIKKLSNEKYQVFFFCDMGSANLPALSHLHGNVIIADHHQPIDSTTDTNIIHVNPHLFGFDGSRELSASGAAYLIIRGLEKSLASFALVGAFGDMQYFNEFIGMNRFIMEEGIKNGSVQTHEDLRIASRYDEPLYKALAYTFNPTLPGITANIEGSKEFLEKIGVSYAIRFQDLGAEEKDTLKSELIKINPEIFGEVFTDKRLPLTIRYLSDFAKLLDACGKNKEYGLAIGICLGEEEKSLEKALNLQRKYREGIIKGLEWIKREKPKKMEHIQYIYTEEKALKGVMGTIAGISFSLGLSDPSLPILALSRMDNQVKVSARATPKIIERGVDLGKALRDASSNFGGTGGGHDIAAGAMIPYRELENFLRLVDNIIGSQKKES
- a CDS encoding XTP/dITP diphosphatase, yielding MKITFITGNKHKVLEAKGIFKEFGIQVEQVDIEYPELQGTLEEVAKYGAKYAAKLLRKPVIVEDAGLFIRALKWFPGPYSAYVQETIGNNGILKLMENIDDRYAEFRSVVGYCAPDTEPETFLGVVKGEIGFKEKGNKGFAFDPIFYPEGKNKTFGELTREEKNKISHRSKSFRKFAKWYKREVIL
- a CDS encoding 30S ribosomal protein S15; the protein is MKIKPDWVEYSNEEIEELIIKLYKEGNPPSKIGIILRDQHGIPNVKAITGMKITEILEKHDIKLEYPEDLINLMKKAVNIREHLKEHPKDLHTRRGLQLVESKIRRLVKYYVRKGVLPEGWKYDPEKAALIVK
- a CDS encoding bifunctional N(6)-L-threonylcarbamoyladenine synthase/serine/threonine protein kinase, with the protein product MLCLGIEGTAEKTGIGIVDDKGNILSSIGKSLIPSTGGIHPREAAEHHSKHIPELLKEAFEEAGVEAKDIDLVAFSQGPGLGPALRTVATAARTIALTLGIPIVGVNHCIGHIEIGRLTTGAEDPVSLYVSGGNTQVIAFEENRYRVFGETLDIAIGNMLDQFSREVGMGHPGGPKVEELAEKSSNYIRLPYTVKGMDLAFSGLLTAALRKYETGAELEDLCYSLQETAFSMLVEVTERALAHTKKREVLLCGGVAVNKRLRTMLEKMCDGHYAKFFMPPPEYCGDNGAMIAWLGQLTYKYKGPDRIEDTTIIQRYRTDQVDIPWMEETKEKLELPSHLKAKGAEANIYNGTWLHYNAIIKERIKKDYRIKEIDEDLRRFRTRNEAKLFNEAKKCGVLTPLLFDINLKRTSIKMENITGKPLNDIIENLDPSERKKICERIGENIAKLHEHGIIHGDLTTSNIIMEGNDLVFIDFGLGKFSKETEDRGVDLLVLKKALKSTHYNIWRECFKKVLKGYEKKSSIEIESKIKEIEDRGRYT